The Pyrobaculum sp. 3827-6 genome has a segment encoding these proteins:
- a CDS encoding gamma-glutamyltransferase, producing the protein MYLGRRFAIATESYLATRAGYEAYKAGGNAADAVAAASAVLTYTLPHLGGVGGDFLALVHDGGKTEAVLGLGWAPRRVSEVPPRRGLTSAVVPGYLAGLHEFHRRYGVLSWERVVDIAVSFMEEATLHPSLASAVVKYRDVLEADPGGGVYLSLPAAPGAPYRIEPLLRLWRAVREGLHVFYEEIAKDLLHGYFEVEDFARYRPEVKPPLYITYGDWTIYEAPPPSLGFAVLLTVKLAERAEGAFSYARLRNTIAALRKAHWARDAYLHDGEVPLGDILAGRLELGEAEAPEPTPGTTYLAAGDGELVVSAIQSLYYPFGSGFTDPKWGVTFNNRSSDFTKGLNKAAPWRRPAHTLSAVVMERGGEVYALGASAGHYRPAIYAQLIQNIVWYGMDLRAAVWAPRFIWTGGWEAQAEEGWEKGPGVTVVKYPSRLGVAALVAKRHGGVAAVADIRGDGLALGL; encoded by the coding sequence ATGTATCTCGGAAGGCGCTTCGCCATAGCCACCGAAAGCTACCTAGCAACTAGAGCCGGCTACGAGGCCTATAAGGCTGGCGGAAACGCCGCAGACGCCGTCGCGGCGGCCTCCGCGGTTTTGACATACACACTGCCCCATCTAGGCGGCGTCGGAGGCGACTTCCTAGCCCTTGTGCACGACGGGGGGAAGACAGAGGCCGTGCTTGGGCTTGGCTGGGCCCCGCGCCGGGTGTCAGAAGTCCCGCCGCGCAGAGGCCTAACGTCTGCGGTTGTGCCCGGCTACCTGGCTGGGCTTCACGAATTTCATAGGAGATACGGTGTGTTGTCGTGGGAGAGGGTGGTGGACATCGCGGTCAGCTTCATGGAGGAGGCCACCCTGCACCCCTCCCTAGCCTCCGCGGTGGTGAAGTATAGAGATGTGCTGGAGGCCGATCCGGGCGGAGGCGTCTACCTAAGCCTCCCCGCGGCGCCCGGCGCGCCCTACAGAATTGAGCCTCTGCTCAGGCTGTGGAGGGCAGTTAGAGAGGGCCTCCACGTCTTCTACGAGGAAATCGCCAAGGATCTGCTACACGGGTATTTCGAGGTTGAGGATTTTGCTAGATATAGGCCGGAGGTCAAGCCGCCGCTGTATATAACATACGGCGACTGGACTATATACGAGGCTCCGCCCCCCTCCCTGGGGTTCGCCGTACTGCTGACAGTTAAGCTGGCGGAGAGGGCGGAGGGGGCCTTTAGCTACGCCAGGCTGAGAAACACCATCGCGGCTTTGAGAAAGGCCCACTGGGCGAGAGACGCCTATCTACACGACGGCGAGGTGCCGCTAGGCGACATACTGGCGGGGCGCCTCGAGCTGGGGGAAGCAGAAGCCCCCGAGCCGACGCCCGGAACCACGTACCTAGCCGCGGGGGACGGGGAGCTCGTGGTCTCCGCCATCCAGTCCCTCTACTACCCCTTTGGGTCGGGCTTTACAGATCCGAAGTGGGGCGTAACTTTCAACAACAGGTCAAGCGACTTCACGAAGGGGCTGAATAAAGCCGCCCCGTGGAGGCGTCCCGCCCACACGCTCTCGGCAGTGGTCATGGAGCGCGGAGGAGAGGTCTACGCACTTGGGGCGAGCGCGGGCCACTACAGACCGGCTATATACGCCCAGCTGATACAAAACATCGTCTGGTACGGCATGGACCTCCGCGCCGCCGTCTGGGCCCCGCGCTTCATATGGACAGGCGGGTGGGAGGCCCAGGCGGAGGAGGGGTGGGAAAAGGGCCCCGGGGTCACAGTGGTGAAATACCCCAGCAGATTGGGCGTCGCGGCGCTTGTGGCAAAGAGGCACGGCGGCGTCGCCGCGGTGGCAGACATAAGAGGAGACGGGCTGGCTCTGGGACTCTAG
- a CDS encoding ParA family protein gives MIKTGTVAFTSCKGGAGKTTLSVNVSAALPLNVLLIDLGGGLRGSSPPRRLT, from the coding sequence ATGATAAAGACTGGGACAGTCGCCTTTACCAGCTGTAAAGGAGGCGCCGGAAAGACCACTCTCTCTGTCAACGTATCGGCCGCTCTTCCATTAAACGTACTACTTATCGACCTCGGAGGGGGGCTTCGAGGTTCTTCCCCGCCCCGCCGATTGACATAG
- a CDS encoding MoaD/ThiS family protein, with the protein MRVVVKIFGPAYFGLKSYDVITLELELGEGATVGEALDELERRFPGLKGRLLRGEEIVPMHDIWINGRSIDFLNGLKTPLREGDVLQIIPPFGG; encoded by the coding sequence ATGAGGGTTGTTGTCAAGATTTTTGGCCCGGCGTATTTTGGCCTTAAGAGTTATGACGTTATTACGCTGGAGCTTGAGCTGGGTGAGGGCGCCACAGTGGGGGAGGCGCTTGACGAGCTGGAGCGGAGGTTTCCAGGTCTGAAGGGGAGGTTGCTGAGGGGTGAGGAGATTGTACCGATGCACGATATATGGATTAACGGACGCTCAATAGATTTTTTAAATGGTTTAAAAACTCCTCTAAGGGAGGGGGATGTTTTGCAGATTATCCCGCCGTTCGGCGGGTAG
- the sfsA gene encoding DNA/RNA nuclease SfsA, whose amino-acid sequence MDFPLPAPDSWGIFVKRLNRFAGVTLIEGREALIHIHDPGRLRGLLFPGAKIWARRKSGGKTDYYLTAVELDDELVLVDSSIHNKVAAWLVENGLLFRGYVVEKREPVFGGGRFDLLLRSPGGRPALVEVKGVTLEESGRALFPDAPTARGARHMEELAKAVAEGYEAHVVFLVFRKRAEVMSPNWRMDRRFAESLVRARGAGVEIHAVKLEMYKWGLRYVGELPVVLTPS is encoded by the coding sequence ATGGATTTTCCCCTCCCGGCGCCCGACTCGTGGGGGATTTTCGTCAAGAGGTTGAACAGATTCGCCGGGGTCACGCTTATCGAGGGGAGGGAGGCGTTGATCCACATACACGACCCCGGCAGATTGAGGGGGTTGCTGTTCCCAGGCGCGAAGATATGGGCGAGGAGGAAGAGCGGGGGGAAGACCGACTACTATCTGACGGCTGTGGAGCTGGACGACGAGCTGGTGCTCGTAGACTCTTCGATACATAACAAAGTGGCGGCGTGGCTGGTCGAAAACGGGCTTCTTTTCAGAGGCTACGTGGTGGAGAAGAGGGAGCCGGTCTTCGGGGGTGGCCGCTTCGACCTGTTGCTTAGGTCGCCCGGCGGCAGGCCCGCGTTGGTGGAGGTGAAGGGGGTGACGCTGGAGGAGTCTGGGAGGGCCTTGTTCCCAGACGCGCCGACCGCGAGGGGGGCTAGGCACATGGAGGAGCTGGCTAAGGCAGTCGCCGAGGGTTACGAGGCGCACGTCGTCTTCCTCGTCTTTAGAAAGAGGGCTGAGGTGATGTCCCCAAACTGGCGCATGGATAGGAGGTTCGCCGAGAGCCTCGTAAGGGCACGTGGCGCTGGGGTGGAGATCCACGCCGTTAAGCTAGAGATGTACAAGTGGGGGCTTAGATACGTGGGCGAGTTGCCTGTGGTTTTAACTCCTTCTTGA
- a CDS encoding helix-turn-helix transcriptional regulator: MNFTILLFLVPLSIWVFTIPVPPNATVTIYSSLPPLCNSTPTTPVQDPATVDIVCVNPYLHGVRIAGWINLEPAPPTPPTPIQTPEVPAVAIATGVAAVAGLSHLVSNRRELLLVPIAPIISRIKTASADDPVRKEILRVVEQMGAVTLSQIVKLTKKSWGAVQWHVYVLEREGRLKSVKIGPFTYYFTNPRTAAEIILSSVDPGSLSLEDREKLDIMVSAVS; this comes from the coding sequence GTGAACTTCACTATACTCCTATTTCTAGTTCCACTTTCTATATGGGTATTCACAATACCTGTGCCCCCCAACGCAACAGTTACTATATACTCGTCGCTACCTCCCCTCTGCAACTCAACCCCAACTACCCCAGTGCAAGATCCAGCCACAGTGGACATAGTATGCGTTAACCCATATCTACACGGTGTACGTATAGCTGGGTGGATAAATCTTGAGCCGGCACCTCCAACACCACCGACCCCGATACAAACCCCCGAGGTGCCTGCGGTGGCGATAGCAACCGGCGTGGCGGCTGTAGCCGGTCTAAGCCACCTAGTGAGCAACAGGAGAGAGCTACTACTAGTGCCCATCGCACCCATCATTTCGAGAATAAAAACAGCCTCAGCAGACGACCCAGTAAGGAAAGAAATTCTACGTGTAGTTGAGCAGATGGGCGCGGTAACACTTTCACAAATAGTGAAACTTACTAAGAAGAGCTGGGGAGCCGTGCAGTGGCACGTCTACGTACTAGAAAGAGAAGGAAGGCTAAAGAGCGTCAAGATAGGACCATTTACCTACTACTTCACAAATCCGAGAACAGCCGCCGAGATAATACTCTCCTCTGTGGACCCTGGAAGCTTAAGCCTCGAAGACAGAGAGAAACTAGACATAATGGTCAGCGCCGTATCATAA
- a CDS encoding DUF1028 domain-containing protein yields MTFSIVATDGVDVGVAVSSKFVAVGAFVPHVEASVGAVATQCYANPRLGKLILALMRQGVHAKEAVERAVAQDSERELRQIGAVDARGNAYGFTGRQCPEYAGHVVGSGYVALGNILAGPQVVEAMAKAFETQRGELVDKLIAALEAGERAGGDRRGKQSAAVVVLRPGGGYLGLTDVYVDIRVDDHPEPMAELKRIFKIWELTLLQRDDPRDVVLKKDVAREVQEALRRLGFYKKEPTGVWDEETEKAFRDWAGYENFENKIRGDDKIWGSLYRYLIEASRRS; encoded by the coding sequence GTGACCTTCTCTATAGTGGCTACAGACGGCGTCGACGTAGGCGTCGCCGTGTCTTCAAAATTTGTCGCCGTAGGCGCGTTTGTACCCCACGTCGAGGCTTCTGTGGGTGCCGTGGCTACGCAGTGCTACGCTAATCCGCGGCTGGGCAAGTTAATACTGGCGCTGATGAGGCAAGGCGTCCACGCAAAAGAGGCGGTGGAGAGGGCGGTGGCCCAGGACTCTGAGAGGGAGCTTAGACAGATAGGGGCTGTCGACGCCAGAGGCAACGCCTACGGCTTTACCGGCCGGCAGTGCCCCGAGTACGCTGGTCATGTCGTTGGTAGCGGCTACGTGGCTCTAGGCAACATCTTGGCGGGGCCGCAGGTAGTTGAAGCCATGGCTAAGGCCTTTGAGACGCAGAGAGGGGAGCTGGTGGATAAGCTAATAGCCGCCTTAGAAGCCGGGGAGAGGGCGGGCGGAGACAGAAGGGGCAAGCAGTCGGCGGCGGTTGTTGTACTAAGACCGGGAGGCGGCTACCTCGGCCTCACCGACGTGTACGTCGACATTAGGGTAGACGACCACCCGGAGCCCATGGCGGAGCTCAAAAGGATATTCAAGATATGGGAGCTGACTCTACTCCAGAGAGACGACCCGAGAGACGTGGTGTTGAAAAAAGACGTGGCGCGGGAGGTACAGGAAGCCTTGAGGCGGCTTGGGTTCTACAAAAAAGAGCCGACGGGGGTGTGGGATGAGGAGACTGAGAAAGCCTTCAGAGACTGGGCTGGCTACGAAAACTTTGAGAACAAGATAAGAGGCGACGACAAGATCTGGGGCTCCCTCTACCGATACCTCATAGAGGCGTCAAGAAGGAGTTAA
- a CDS encoding ATP-binding protein, whose protein sequence is MHILSRRGGVMSLRLGEQSVSVVETPLMRELKKRVESGVSVLVTGPHGVGKSVLVYLTAYLALEGGAVVIDLASDTSTFAEYVRLAKKAKTALAVFDAVPPQFYAEPEVWSEQAALWRDSCSKITNRADYVRRIGYPVILVLPTDLTVRCRKELAQYEKIVVRPEVETAQEIFLKNSEVFCGEDYAKEVARLAAKWGEGTYYMAYHAARSLRYCDEDPVSLVEGAKATYVERLSTLAQAIYAPTCRKARAFVHTLNSKNLPPVLASQAVHHDLVEAKVRTLERLMALIDKVSGPHREYVKILALQASEDLKRIMRPRWYVKALLRKADPLYGEALGKAADEAVKKCGLRLGEIRLRTLVKAYVIAYEASDDLAKAIAAVATGGNPCVGKMKALCRRGALQEEVLDAILNPQRLSIELPPSAAEGLERYAGLRAEDVGERGWIEVLNILYESSERGRVDLRPFRDYVDMALRLGGSITKKLALATVQNASVVPGDLLAQALVTAIEIGESYEYLLDRYVEVVGDASLIYERCGAGCGEVVVTAAVASAAKAAGEAPCRAIRQLEIALAGAGYGDVVEKYSPHKACLQPI, encoded by the coding sequence GTGCATATTTTAAGCCGCCGCGGCGGCGTGATGAGCCTTAGGCTTGGAGAGCAGAGTGTGTCAGTTGTAGAGACTCCGCTGATGCGCGAGTTGAAGAAGCGGGTGGAAAGCGGCGTCTCGGTGCTGGTAACCGGCCCGCACGGCGTGGGAAAGTCCGTGCTTGTCTACTTGACGGCGTATTTAGCTTTGGAGGGAGGCGCCGTAGTGATAGACCTAGCCTCGGACACCTCTACATTCGCCGAGTATGTAAGACTTGCTAAAAAGGCGAAGACCGCGCTCGCCGTTTTCGACGCGGTGCCGCCTCAGTTCTACGCAGAGCCTGAGGTGTGGTCCGAGCAAGCGGCTCTTTGGAGAGACAGCTGTAGCAAGATTACGAATAGGGCTGACTACGTGAGGAGAATCGGCTACCCCGTAATTCTCGTACTGCCCACAGACCTGACGGTTAGGTGTAGAAAAGAGCTGGCCCAATACGAGAAAATCGTAGTAAGACCTGAGGTCGAGACCGCCCAGGAGATTTTCTTAAAAAACAGCGAGGTCTTCTGCGGCGAGGACTACGCAAAGGAGGTCGCCAGGCTGGCGGCGAAGTGGGGCGAGGGCACGTACTACATGGCATACCACGCAGCCAGGTCCCTACGATACTGCGACGAAGACCCAGTGTCGCTGGTAGAGGGGGCCAAGGCTACATACGTGGAGAGGCTCTCTACACTAGCCCAGGCTATCTACGCCCCCACCTGCAGAAAAGCCAGAGCATTTGTGCACACACTTAATAGCAAAAACCTACCCCCCGTCCTAGCCAGCCAGGCGGTTCACCACGACTTGGTAGAGGCGAAGGTAAGGACTTTGGAAAGACTAATGGCCTTAATCGATAAGGTATCGGGCCCCCATAGAGAGTACGTGAAGATCCTCGCCTTACAAGCCTCAGAGGATTTAAAACGGATCATGCGCCCGCGCTGGTACGTCAAGGCGTTGCTGAGGAAGGCGGATCCCCTATACGGCGAGGCTTTGGGAAAGGCGGCGGACGAAGCTGTAAAAAAGTGTGGATTAAGGCTGGGGGAGATTAGACTAAGGACTTTAGTCAAGGCGTATGTAATAGCCTACGAGGCCAGCGACGACCTCGCCAAGGCCATAGCCGCAGTCGCCACTGGGGGGAACCCATGTGTAGGGAAGATGAAGGCTTTGTGCCGCCGCGGGGCGCTACAAGAGGAGGTGCTAGATGCTATTTTAAACCCCCAGCGGCTCAGCATAGAGCTACCGCCCTCCGCGGCGGAGGGCCTAGAGCGCTACGCGGGGCTGAGGGCGGAGGACGTGGGGGAGCGGGGGTGGATAGAGGTGTTAAATATTTTATACGAGTCTTCGGAGCGGGGGAGGGTAGACTTGAGGCCATTTAGAGACTACGTCGATATGGCCCTCCGCCTTGGCGGCTCAATTACAAAAAAGCTGGCCCTCGCCACTGTGCAGAACGCCAGCGTCGTGCCGGGGGACTTGCTGGCCCAGGCTCTCGTAACCGCCATTGAGATTGGCGAAAGTTACGAATACCTACTGGATAGGTACGTAGAGGTGGTGGGGGACGCCTCGCTGATCTACGAGAGGTGCGGCGCCGGGTGCGGAGAGGTGGTTGTCACGGCCGCGGTGGCCTCAGCGGCTAAAGCCGCTGGCGAGGCTCCGTGCCGCGCCATAAGGCAACTGGAAATCGCCCTGGCGGGCGCCGGCTACGGCGATGTGGTCGAGAAATACAGCCCGCACAAGGCATGTCTCCAACCTATTTAA
- a CDS encoding MBL fold metallo-hydrolase — protein MSFTRLRLPLPGMELGHVNVYLVKCSDGYGLVDVGLATYDSALALLRGLKQLGVRPGEITKVFVTHFHADHITLAQFLAEVSSPDFHIGKGEITRIASSFDDLAKMYAEEYKRHGAPAEVAEAFLKVHPMSRFRKSFEDVWRLQWRPVRDGEDLDCGLRAISTPGHTPGHTVYAAEHGIFTGDHVLPKITPNISWYPIPGFNPLKEYLKSLKKVATNKRGYPAHGDEIGNLALRTEELVRHHEERLREVMAVLREPMTTYQVAQKISWDAGPFEQFDVYNKIFAIGEAYSHLLYLEEAGLVRRVEKDQVYWLPAERRDNLQNIPLP, from the coding sequence ATGTCATTCACCAGACTGAGGCTCCCCCTGCCGGGGATGGAGCTCGGCCACGTCAACGTCTACCTCGTCAAATGCAGTGACGGATACGGCTTGGTGGACGTGGGGCTCGCCACCTACGACTCCGCACTGGCTTTGTTAAGAGGGCTAAAGCAACTCGGCGTAAGGCCTGGAGAGATAACCAAGGTATTCGTCACCCACTTCCACGCCGACCATATAACACTGGCGCAGTTCCTCGCCGAGGTCTCGTCGCCGGATTTCCACATCGGCAAAGGCGAGATAACCCGCATAGCCTCCAGCTTCGACGACTTAGCGAAGATGTACGCAGAGGAGTACAAGAGACACGGCGCGCCTGCAGAAGTCGCCGAGGCGTTCCTAAAAGTACACCCAATGTCCCGATTTAGAAAGTCGTTTGAAGACGTGTGGAGACTCCAGTGGAGACCTGTAAGAGACGGCGAAGACCTCGACTGCGGCCTAAGAGCCATCTCCACGCCGGGCCACACCCCCGGACACACGGTCTACGCCGCAGAGCACGGAATCTTCACCGGCGACCACGTCCTGCCCAAGATAACGCCCAACATATCGTGGTACCCAATTCCGGGGTTCAACCCGCTGAAAGAGTACCTAAAAAGCCTGAAGAAAGTAGCTACAAACAAAAGGGGCTACCCAGCCCACGGAGACGAGATAGGCAACCTCGCCTTGCGGACTGAGGAGCTGGTTAGACACCACGAAGAGAGGCTAAGAGAAGTCATGGCTGTGCTGAGGGAGCCCATGACCACCTACCAAGTAGCTCAGAAAATCAGCTGGGACGCCGGACCATTCGAACAGTTCGACGTATATAACAAAATCTTCGCAATAGGCGAGGCATACAGCCACCTACTCTACCTAGAAGAGGCGGGTCTTGTGAGGCGCGTTGAGAAAGACCAGGTGTATTGGCTACCCGCCGAACGGCGGGATAATCTGCAAAACATCCCCCTCCCTTAG
- a CDS encoding MBL fold metallo-hydrolase, with protein MEIRRGVRLLRGSPNTLIVGEYVVDPGQPRERAAEILSAVGRTPRILLTHFHADHLTAVPEGAEVYAPWGEELFVASVKARLFFTHGVYTEGAVYKGEDIKVSAVVKPGDRVGPFEVVPLPGHTFGHVGYYIDGLLYAGDAVFGEKVLEKYGVPYLMDVDLFIASLDKIREIDPETLVMGHGPVLGSRKRIGELLDINKSAAERAVRLVESALPGDLTTLAVKVLKETGGERGWENVLLTMTTVRAVLSKLSREGLVYIDEEGKWERKI; from the coding sequence ATGGAGATTAGGAGGGGGGTGAGGCTGTTGAGAGGCTCGCCTAATACTCTAATCGTGGGGGAGTACGTGGTCGATCCAGGTCAGCCGAGGGAGAGGGCCGCGGAGATACTCTCGGCGGTGGGGAGGACGCCCCGGATCCTGCTGACGCACTTCCATGCAGATCACCTAACTGCCGTGCCGGAGGGGGCGGAGGTCTACGCGCCGTGGGGCGAGGAGCTTTTCGTAGCCAGCGTCAAGGCGCGGCTGTTCTTTACCCACGGCGTGTATACAGAGGGGGCAGTTTACAAGGGGGAGGATATAAAGGTAAGCGCAGTGGTTAAGCCCGGCGACAGAGTCGGGCCTTTCGAAGTGGTGCCTCTGCCAGGCCACACCTTTGGCCACGTGGGGTACTACATAGACGGCTTGCTTTACGCCGGCGACGCCGTCTTCGGGGAGAAGGTTCTAGAGAAGTACGGCGTGCCGTACCTCATGGACGTGGATTTATTCATAGCGTCGCTGGACAAGATTAGAGAAATAGACCCAGAGACGCTGGTGATGGGGCACGGCCCCGTCTTGGGGAGTAGAAAGCGGATTGGGGAGCTTCTAGATATCAACAAGTCGGCGGCGGAGAGGGCCGTTAGGCTTGTGGAGTCAGCGTTGCCGGGTGACTTGACCACGTTGGCTGTGAAGGTCTTGAAGGAGACAGGTGGGGAGAGGGGGTGGGAGAACGTGTTGCTTACCATGACCACGGTGCGTGCAGTTCTCTCCAAGTTGTCAAGGGAGGGTTTAGTCTATATTGACGAAGAAGGTAAGTGGGAGAGAAAAATATAA
- the ppdK gene encoding pyruvate, phosphate dikinase, which produces MQKYVFSFKEADYKNKKLFGGKGASLIQMTKLGLRVPPGFIITTEACKKFYEPKRGEISELEGILLKNPPPEVRDEAIKKLHSVIDSLDLPGEIWDQVVSYMKELEMETGKRFGDRDNPLLVSVRSGAAVSMPGMMDTVLNLGLNDETVKGLAKQTGNEWFAYDAYRRFLQMFGKIVLSIDEKLFSAAWEEVKKKYGVKDDPDVPLEGLREAVERFKDIIKRERRGFPQDPWEQLKLAVKAVFKSWMSPRAIFYRIIEKITPDIADCTAVNVVTMVFGNVGWDSGTGVVFSRDVATGENRLYGEFLPVAQGEDVVAGIRTPMDIEEFRKRFPHLYDELYNGVKLLEKVNKDVQDVEFTVERGRLYFLQSRNAKMTALARIKTAVDMAKEGIITREEALLYVSPEHVLQLLYPRIDPKAKAQPVAQGLPASPGAVSGQVVFHPDDAVRWAAQGRRVILVRVETKPDDVHGFYSAVGVLTSRGGMTSHAAVVARAIGKPAVVGAEAIEIHEEEKYFKVGSHVVREGDWITIDGHTGSVYIGVVPTIEAELIPELEELLRWADEFRRLGVRANADLPEDAAIAKKFGAQGIGLLRIERMFRKPERLELLRKIILAETPEERRPHLERLYKMLKADFKEVFKIMDGLPVIVRLIDPPLHEFLPKPEEVLEQIYQKKMRGEDTAELEKLYRRIKALQEANPMLGHRGVRVGVTHPDFYYYLNRAILEAAAELKKEGHSPVVEIMIPQVSEVREIVYVKDKAIMPALRDVEESFGVKLNVKIGTMVETVRACLTIDEIARHVDFISFGTNDLTQAVFSFSRDDAENKFIPQYLDLKIIDANPFETIDVKGVGKLVEYTAATAKEANPSIEVGVCGEHGGDPRSIHFFHKTKVDYVSASPFRVPLARLAAAQAAVLNRQNKHHQKPI; this is translated from the coding sequence ATGCAGAAATATGTGTTCAGTTTTAAAGAGGCTGATTATAAAAACAAGAAGTTGTTTGGGGGGAAGGGCGCCAGCCTTATTCAGATGACGAAGCTGGGCCTCCGGGTCCCGCCCGGCTTTATAATAACGACAGAGGCGTGTAAGAAGTTCTACGAGCCCAAGAGGGGCGAGATTTCTGAGCTAGAGGGCATCCTTTTGAAGAACCCGCCCCCGGAGGTGAGGGACGAGGCTATCAAGAAGCTACACTCGGTCATAGACAGCTTGGATCTCCCAGGTGAGATATGGGATCAGGTGGTCAGCTACATGAAGGAGTTGGAGATGGAGACGGGGAAGAGGTTTGGGGATAGGGACAACCCCCTCCTTGTGTCTGTGAGAAGCGGCGCCGCTGTGTCTATGCCCGGGATGATGGATACAGTTCTAAACCTGGGTCTAAACGACGAAACAGTCAAAGGGCTTGCGAAGCAGACTGGTAACGAGTGGTTTGCCTACGACGCCTATAGAAGGTTTTTACAGATGTTTGGCAAAATAGTACTTTCCATAGACGAGAAGTTGTTTTCAGCGGCTTGGGAGGAGGTTAAAAAGAAGTACGGAGTGAAGGACGATCCCGATGTCCCGCTGGAGGGTTTGAGGGAGGCCGTTGAGCGTTTCAAAGATATTATAAAGAGGGAGAGGAGAGGCTTCCCGCAGGATCCCTGGGAGCAGTTAAAACTTGCGGTTAAGGCAGTGTTTAAGTCGTGGATGTCTCCACGCGCCATTTTTTACCGCATTATTGAGAAAATTACCCCAGATATCGCGGACTGCACGGCTGTAAACGTGGTGACTATGGTCTTTGGCAACGTGGGCTGGGACTCGGGCACCGGCGTGGTGTTCAGCCGAGACGTGGCGACGGGTGAGAATAGGCTCTATGGCGAGTTTCTGCCAGTGGCGCAGGGAGAGGACGTGGTTGCGGGCATCAGGACGCCGATGGATATTGAAGAGTTTAGAAAGAGGTTCCCCCACCTCTACGACGAGTTATACAACGGCGTTAAGCTACTTGAGAAGGTGAATAAAGACGTCCAAGACGTGGAGTTCACTGTTGAGAGGGGCCGTCTCTACTTCCTCCAGTCTAGAAACGCGAAGATGACTGCTCTTGCCAGGATAAAGACAGCTGTGGATATGGCGAAGGAGGGCATCATCACGAGGGAGGAGGCCTTGCTCTACGTAAGCCCAGAGCACGTGCTTCAGTTGTTGTATCCACGTATCGATCCCAAGGCCAAGGCGCAGCCAGTGGCCCAAGGCCTCCCGGCGAGCCCCGGCGCGGTGTCTGGACAGGTGGTTTTCCACCCCGACGACGCGGTGAGGTGGGCCGCCCAGGGCAGGAGAGTTATACTAGTTAGAGTTGAGACAAAGCCCGACGATGTGCACGGCTTCTACTCGGCAGTGGGCGTCTTGACCAGTAGGGGCGGCATGACTAGCCACGCGGCGGTGGTGGCTAGGGCTATTGGAAAACCCGCGGTGGTTGGCGCTGAGGCTATTGAAATTCACGAAGAGGAGAAGTACTTCAAAGTGGGGAGCCACGTGGTGCGCGAAGGCGACTGGATAACTATCGACGGCCACACCGGCAGTGTGTACATCGGCGTCGTGCCCACGATAGAGGCTGAGTTAATACCTGAGCTGGAGGAGTTGCTTAGGTGGGCTGACGAGTTTAGACGCCTCGGCGTGAGGGCAAACGCAGATCTGCCGGAGGACGCCGCCATTGCCAAGAAATTCGGCGCCCAGGGCATTGGTCTGTTGAGGATTGAGAGGATGTTTAGAAAGCCCGAGCGTTTGGAGTTGCTTAGAAAAATCATACTCGCCGAGACGCCTGAGGAGAGGAGGCCACACCTAGAAAGACTCTACAAAATGTTGAAGGCAGATTTCAAGGAGGTGTTTAAGATAATGGATGGGCTTCCCGTCATCGTGAGGCTAATCGACCCGCCGCTACACGAATTTCTGCCCAAGCCTGAGGAGGTGCTGGAGCAGATATATCAGAAGAAGATGCGTGGAGAAGACACGGCGGAGCTCGAGAAGTTGTATAGACGCATCAAGGCGTTGCAAGAGGCTAACCCAATGCTAGGCCACAGGGGAGTAAGAGTTGGCGTTACTCATCCCGACTTCTACTACTACCTAAACAGAGCTATACTTGAGGCCGCCGCCGAGCTTAAAAAAGAGGGACATAGCCCGGTGGTGGAGATCATGATACCGCAAGTCTCCGAGGTCCGGGAGATAGTTTATGTTAAGGACAAGGCGATTATGCCGGCGCTTAGAGACGTGGAGGAGAGCTTCGGCGTCAAGTTAAACGTAAAGATTGGCACCATGGTTGAGACGGTGAGGGCGTGCCTCACCATAGACGAAATAGCTAGACACGTAGACTTTATAAGCTTCGGGACAAACGACTTGACGCAAGCCGTGTTTAGCTTTAGCCGCGACGACGCAGAGAACAAATTCATACCGCAGTACCTAGACCTGAAGATAATAGACGCCAATCCATTCGAAACAATCGACGTAAAGGGCGTAGGTAAACTAGTGGAATACACAGCAGCGACAGCTAAAGAGGCAAACCCATCTATAGAAGTCGGCGTATGTGGGGAACACGGCGGCGATCCCAGATCTATACACTTCTTCCACAAAACAAAAGTGGATTACGTCAGCGCGTCCCCGTTCAGAGTACCCCTAGCCAGGCTAGCCGCCGCCCAAGCCGCGGTGTTAAACCGGCAAAATAAGCACCATCAAAAACCAATTTAA